The Deltaproteobacteria bacterium genome window below encodes:
- a CDS encoding glycosyltransferase produces MRNIRNSLHKKLLPQPKRAFEKANGAIIAATSGIREEIHRCYGVDSQVVPEVGPPDFTTRDYSLRKPGESLKLAWSGLHLPGKALPFLLQALSSLRHTVSFHLDILGAGPCTRKWQKLAVRLGIARKCAWHGWLPRKEALELVGRAHVFIITSVKDLTSTVLLEALALGLPVICPDHCGFADVVTAECGIKVRFDFPRQIAMDLAEAIKRLDDDEQERRRLARGALQRSKDFSWERKAEVICTVYEKAVANS; encoded by the coding sequence TTGAGGAACATTCGCAATTCTCTGCACAAGAAGCTGTTGCCTCAGCCCAAGAGAGCCTTTGAAAAGGCCAATGGTGCGATCATTGCGGCCACAAGTGGAATTCGAGAGGAAATACACAGGTGCTATGGTGTTGACAGCCAGGTTGTTCCTGAAGTAGGTCCGCCTGATTTCACAACAAGAGACTATTCTCTGAGGAAGCCTGGTGAATCATTGAAGTTGGCGTGGAGCGGTTTGCATCTACCCGGCAAAGCCTTGCCTTTCCTGTTGCAGGCGTTGAGCAGCCTTCGTCACACCGTCAGCTTTCATCTAGATATCCTTGGCGCTGGTCCCTGCACCAGGAAGTGGCAAAAGTTGGCAGTCAGACTTGGTATTGCTAGAAAATGTGCCTGGCATGGCTGGCTGCCAAGAAAAGAGGCCCTCGAACTGGTTGGCAGGGCACATGTCTTTATCATTACCAGCGTCAAAGATCTTACTTCCACAGTCTTATTGGAAGCGCTGGCATTGGGACTGCCTGTGATATGCCCGGATCATTGCGGTTTCGCAGATGTGGTCACAGCAGAATGCGGGATCAAGGTTAGATTTGACTTTCCACGGCAGATAGCGATGGATCTGGCTGAGGCAATAAAAAGGCTCGATGATGACGAGCAAGAACGCCGCCGGCTGGCAAGGGGAGCATTGCAACGAAGCAAAGATTTTTCATGGGAAAGAAAAGCTGAGGTGATTTGCACCGTTTATGAAAAGGCGGTTGCAAACAGCTGA
- a CDS encoding O-antigen ligase family protein, translating to MPIGLVLWLMLWVNIDSGPWYLRNPSGLLGYLHAARTLLPFAAIILAWVIIARRQIPTVFSWASPVRLMTLFGVVALFSSLFSPRPLEASYWGSLYLSVFIVLEAVLVGPDSLKNASQLLVVNWIIVSLYAVALIIIGRHELFGEGGRLIGYGIIHRIPVVVGATMSRSSGISRFAAIPATIAFCAIVRGKKTVRFLWLIPFFAFTAVIITMQSRGSILGFAAAICFVLLTHRSRLKMLLLVVAILVASVCIDNAIPDRTVEYIYRGQDRVEFLTLSGRTRTWARGWELFKESPLLGSGPLADRYSLHGEHMHNAYLYALVQSGILGTIPFVAAWLVTWLQLINLLRRRYSMEPFHKELLIQAGAVLVFFTVRSVPESSAAFYGVDLLIMLPVLAYFHILHEYYKIPLLAKTRSTVTTRRIRLTPRPYRLRPFRR from the coding sequence ATGCCAATAGGCTTGGTCCTCTGGCTGATGCTCTGGGTGAACATAGATTCCGGTCCATGGTATCTGCGGAATCCCAGCGGACTTCTGGGCTACCTCCATGCTGCCCGTACTCTGCTCCCCTTTGCTGCCATCATTCTGGCCTGGGTCATAATAGCCAGGCGCCAGATTCCAACTGTTTTTTCCTGGGCGAGCCCTGTTCGGTTGATGACACTGTTTGGGGTTGTTGCCCTGTTTTCTTCCTTATTTTCACCAAGACCCCTGGAGGCTTCTTACTGGGGTAGCCTCTATCTTTCAGTTTTCATAGTGCTCGAGGCTGTTCTTGTTGGACCGGATTCATTGAAAAATGCCAGCCAATTGCTTGTTGTCAACTGGATTATAGTGAGTCTGTATGCAGTGGCTCTCATCATAATAGGACGACACGAGTTGTTCGGAGAAGGTGGTCGACTTATAGGCTATGGAATTATCCACCGCATTCCCGTTGTGGTGGGGGCTACCATGTCTAGATCCTCTGGTATTTCTCGTTTTGCAGCTATTCCAGCAACTATCGCCTTTTGCGCGATTGTGAGGGGCAAGAAAACGGTGAGATTTCTCTGGCTCATTCCCTTTTTTGCCTTTACTGCTGTGATTATCACCATGCAGTCACGGGGGTCTATTCTTGGGTTTGCGGCAGCCATCTGTTTTGTACTGCTAACACACAGGTCAAGGTTGAAGATGCTCTTGCTGGTAGTTGCTATTCTGGTAGCTTCTGTTTGTATAGATAACGCCATCCCTGATCGGACCGTGGAATACATTTACCGCGGACAGGACAGGGTGGAGTTTCTTACCCTCAGCGGGAGAACGCGTACGTGGGCACGAGGGTGGGAGCTTTTCAAAGAGTCACCACTTTTGGGGTCAGGACCACTGGCGGATCGCTATTCACTGCACGGCGAGCACATGCATAATGCCTACCTCTATGCATTGGTGCAGTCTGGAATTCTGGGGACAATACCTTTTGTTGCGGCATGGCTGGTGACCTGGTTGCAGTTGATCAACCTGTTGCGTCGAAGGTACTCGATGGAACCTTTTCACAAGGAGCTGCTCATACAGGCAGGAGCAGTGTTGGTGTTTTTCACTGTCAGAAGCGTGCCCGAGAGCAGCGCTGCTTTTTATGGAGTGGATCTTCTGATTATGCTTCCTGTTCTGGCATATTTCCATATTCTTCATGAGTACTACAAAATACCTCTGCTAGCAAAAACTCGGTCAACAGTAACAACACGTAGAATACGCTTGACGCCGCGACCTTACAGGTTAAGGCCTTTTCGCCGTTAG
- a CDS encoding nucleotidyltransferase family protein — protein MNNNSTRLSFTGKAAEIKLLLYCARPELDGEGIEQIRPLAMNSVDWDYLLQTALQHRVMPLVYVNLKKICPLALPDAAMARFRKAFLTNAAHNLLFTEELFKLLDVLHGHDILAVPIKGPALAEAIYGSIALRQFVDLDILVHRQQALAVMALLSSTGYLSEVPLDEVQLERYIRREYSLAMTKNKNTRSPIVEIHWEMTGRYSSFPFDLHFLKNRLVNAELEGRKILQPAAEELLVYLCMHAAKNCWDSLDSICCISGLIHRRPSLDWQRITLLAEKMRCERILLLNLFLASTLLNASLPEHIQEKAIKDLSIKKIALDVVRNLFCENDVPSRSAVNSDFSTIHFKVRDKFTEKIRYVLFLLFCSTREDWRAFPLQARFSSLHFLLRPIRLFLILLTNMFGRYFSNEREAFAGDKYVD, from the coding sequence TTGAACAACAACTCCACCCGACTATCATTTACTGGCAAGGCGGCGGAGATAAAGCTGCTCCTTTACTGCGCTCGTCCAGAGCTGGACGGAGAAGGTATTGAACAGATACGCCCTCTGGCAATGAATTCCGTTGATTGGGATTACCTCCTGCAAACCGCCTTGCAGCACAGAGTGATGCCTCTCGTGTACGTAAATTTGAAGAAGATCTGTCCGCTGGCTCTGCCAGACGCTGCAATGGCCAGGTTCAGAAAGGCATTCCTGACGAATGCTGCACATAATTTGCTCTTTACTGAGGAGCTTTTCAAACTGCTTGATGTGTTGCATGGCCATGACATTCTTGCAGTGCCAATTAAAGGACCAGCCCTCGCGGAAGCGATCTATGGAAGTATTGCCCTGCGGCAGTTTGTTGATCTGGATATTCTTGTGCACAGGCAGCAGGCGTTGGCTGTCATGGCACTGCTCAGTTCCACCGGTTATTTGTCAGAAGTTCCGTTAGATGAGGTACAGTTAGAAAGATATATACGAAGAGAGTATAGCCTGGCGATGACCAAGAATAAGAATACCCGCAGTCCAATAGTTGAAATTCATTGGGAAATGACAGGCAGATACTCCTCGTTCCCTTTCGATCTCCATTTTCTTAAGAATCGACTGGTGAATGCCGAACTAGAAGGCAGAAAGATTCTCCAACCTGCTGCCGAGGAACTCCTGGTTTACTTGTGTATGCACGCGGCCAAAAATTGTTGGGATAGTCTTGATTCTATTTGCTGCATTAGCGGGTTGATTCACAGGAGACCTTCACTCGATTGGCAAAGAATTACGCTTCTAGCCGAGAAAATGAGATGTGAACGTATACTGTTGCTGAATCTTTTTCTGGCTAGCACTCTTCTCAATGCGTCTCTACCGGAACATATCCAGGAGAAAGCGATAAAAGATTTATCGATAAAAAAAATCGCCCTCGATGTAGTCAGAAATCTCTTCTGTGAGAATGATGTACCTTCAAGATCTGCTGTAAACTCAGATTTCTCGACCATACATTTCAAGGTTCGTGACAAATTCACTGAGAAAATTCGATATGTCTTGTTTCTCCTGTTTTGTTCCACCAGAGAAGATTGGCGAGCTTTTCCCTTGCAAGCTCGTTTTTCCTCACTGCATTTTCTGTTGCGACCAATAAGATTGTTCTTAATTCTTCTTACCAACATGTTTGGACGATATTTTTCCAACGAACGTGAAGCGTTTGCAGGAGATAAGTACGTAGACTGA